In Thamnophis elegans isolate rThaEle1 chromosome 4, rThaEle1.pri, whole genome shotgun sequence, the following proteins share a genomic window:
- the METTL27 gene encoding methyltransferase-like protein 27 isoform X1 produces MGGKAPPAVQLAMAALSSRRLAEVQRRVAEVHHQDDLQQQLRFYNGWAEDYDQDVAVLQYQAPSLAAAFLASVFQGSAENALVLDVACGTGLVAQELQAKGFRHLHGLDGSQEMLEHARHKGLYEDLKLCLLGQETLPAPEGCYDATIIVGALSEGQVPSGVIPQLLLVTKPGGLVCLTTRNNSSNLRYKIELQQLLNDLEHQGLWEKVGIHEVEKWERATSHEESDQDSDYISGVVYIYRKK; encoded by the exons ATGGGAGGGAAGGCCCCGCCTGCTGTCCAGCTGGCCATGGCTGCTCTCTCCAGCCGCCGCCTAGCCGAAGTGCAGCGCCGCGTGGCCGAGGTCCACCACCAAGACGACCTGCAGCAGCAGCTGCGGTTCTACAACGGCTGGGCCGAAGACTATGACCAG GATGTGGCGGTGTTGCAATACCAAGCCCCAAGTCTGGCCGCTGCTTTCTTGGCCTCCGTTTTCCAGGGTTCAGCTGAGAATGCACTAGTGCTGGATGTGGCCTGTGGCACAGGGCTTGTGGCCCAGGAG CTTCAGGCAAAAGGTTTTCGCCATCTCCATGGCCTGGATGGCAGCCAGGAGATGTTGGAACACGCACGGCACAAAGGACTGTACGAGGATTTGAAGTTGTGCTTGCTGGGCCAGGAAACTTTACCAGCTCCTGAAG GCTGCTACGATGCTACTATAATTGTGGGTGCGCTCAGTGAGGGACAAGTGCCCTCTGGTGTCATtccccagctgcttctggtcaccAAACCAG GTGGCCTTGTGTGTCTGACCACACGAAACAACTCAAGCAACTTACGATACAAGATTGAATTGCAGCAGTTGCTGAATGACCTGGAGCACCAAGGATTGTGGGAAAAGGTTGGGATACATGAAGTTGAAAAATGGGAGAGAGCAACATCCCATGAGGAATCCGATCAGGACTCGGACTATATATCTGGCGTGGTCTACATATACCGGAAAAAATAA
- the METTL27 gene encoding methyltransferase-like protein 27 isoform X2 — MGGKAPPAVQLAMAALSSRRLAEVQRRVAEVHHQDDLQQQLRFYNGWAEDYDQDVAVLQYQAPSLAAAFLASVFQGSAENALVLDVACGTGLVAQELQAKGFRHLHGLDGSQEMLEHARHKGLYEDLKLCLLGQETLPAPEGCYDATIIVGALSEGQVPSGVIPQLLLVTKPGLSRLP; from the exons ATGGGAGGGAAGGCCCCGCCTGCTGTCCAGCTGGCCATGGCTGCTCTCTCCAGCCGCCGCCTAGCCGAAGTGCAGCGCCGCGTGGCCGAGGTCCACCACCAAGACGACCTGCAGCAGCAGCTGCGGTTCTACAACGGCTGGGCCGAAGACTATGACCAG GATGTGGCGGTGTTGCAATACCAAGCCCCAAGTCTGGCCGCTGCTTTCTTGGCCTCCGTTTTCCAGGGTTCAGCTGAGAATGCACTAGTGCTGGATGTGGCCTGTGGCACAGGGCTTGTGGCCCAGGAG CTTCAGGCAAAAGGTTTTCGCCATCTCCATGGCCTGGATGGCAGCCAGGAGATGTTGGAACACGCACGGCACAAAGGACTGTACGAGGATTTGAAGTTGTGCTTGCTGGGCCAGGAAACTTTACCAGCTCCTGAAG GCTGCTACGATGCTACTATAATTGTGGGTGCGCTCAGTGAGGGACAAGTGCCCTCTGGTGTCATtccccagctgcttctggtcaccAAACCAG GCTTATCAAGGCTTCCCTAA